A region of the Paramormyrops kingsleyae isolate MSU_618 chromosome 6, PKINGS_0.4, whole genome shotgun sequence genome:
tagaacaaaaacacaagagAGAAAGAGTTCAATGTAGAGAAACTTCACTCTGTAAGTGACTTGCATGGTGTTAATGTTTAGCACAAAATAAGCTTTGGGGGGgagtggatggggggggggaaatgcgTTGTATATACTTTTAAATTCTGCTATGTGCTGCTGAGGAATTTGTGCATTGTCTATTTTGTCAGCGTTTGTGTGTACGACTGAACATCCCTTGTTTTATTTAAGAAAAGGAAAGTAGTATCAACGGTTGTTCAAAGTGCAAATATTACTCGTGATGTTGATAAATGTTCTGCTACAAgaagcattttaaaataaagccgttttatatgcacatatacatCCCGAATTGTCCTGAATGCTGTTTGGCTAACAGATCATAGCCTCTACAATAGCCGTCTGTGTTCACCAAGAATAAGACACGGCACAGGGTTGCTTCCTCCACATGTACGCTGCCTGTGCTTAACTGCGTTATTCATAGGGTGTCGTCTGACACAGATCAGCAGTTCTCAGGGAGCACAGAGCTTTTGTTCAAATAATAGCATTTCAAAGGAGCACACATCAATGAACGAGTATAAAATTACAGCAGCATGTTTTTGTTTCCGTTATGAGATCAAAAGGTAGACGAAACGTTATAATGTGGATTGTACAGTGTGTGCATCTTCAGGAAGACTGACTCCATTATAGCAGGCTGTTCCCTTCCTGACTGCTACAGGAATTATTCACATAGGGGAAAAATTATCTTGAATTCCAACTGTAGACTTTTAAGTCATGGGGTCAGTGTATGAGATTCTTCTGTAAAAATTTAAAGGCACGAGCCAAATGACAAACTATTATATGTGCATAGCTGAAGACTAATTATTCAAGGCAACATAGAAAGATAAAATTCTATTTCAAGTTTTCAAAAGGCCAAACTACATCTAACAAAAGCAACATTCCTGGCTTAAGGTAATGGACAGCTACTCCAGACCAAAGCTCATGGAGAAACCAGTGGCCTGTTCTACGAAGCGGGGGGAAGTCCATTTAAAAAGGGGGGGCGGCAAGGCTACAGGGAGATACAAAGAATAGATGACCTGTTTGGGGACAGGGAAGTAGTAGTGAAGGAACTTACAACTGCTTCCTTTTATGCTAGATCTGAATATCATAACAGAGTTAATGATGTGTACAGACACAGCATCTTCTGATTTTTAAGGTTCACTTGTTTTTTACACCGTTACTTGGGTGACATGAGTCTGCAACTCCGAGCAGGCAGTAGTGACAGGAGCCAAATGAGGAGCCAATTTCCTAAAACAATACTGAACCTTTATTTTTCTAACAAGGAGAAAGGGAACTAAGGGCAACATCAAAAAGAAGCtttatacacaaacacacaaccgCGTGTCTGCATTTTTATCAATACCATATTAtcaataataacaacaaactATCGGAACCCATAAGAAACCAAGGGTGTGGAGAAAATGTGAAGCTTACAACAACTTGAGCGAATAAGAAAAGGAGGCAGAGAGGAACAAGGACGGGGGATTGGAGGGATAAAAGAAAAGATGACCTGTTGAGAGTGAAGTAGCACCAAGGAACTTACAATCGTTTCCTTTTATTCTCAGTATGTCCTTCAGAAGCACGATCCATTACAAACTGCCCCTGGGAACAGGGTACCAGGTAGAAAATTAGCAAGTTGCGAACATGGTATATTTCAGATACTGtcgttcaaaaaaaaaaaaaaaaaagtattcacAAAGAGACTGGGATGTGCTGTGCTCTAAGGGGTCTGATAGAAAACGATCCCACTCGCACCGGCTCCGGATGCAAACCGGGATGAGAATCCGGCAAGAGGTGAAGAGGAGTGCAGGACTGTGCCGTGAGAGCAGGAGCGGGTAGGTTTGACCGAGAGCCGTGGCGGCCCGGCGGGCCGGGGGAGGACGACGGCGAGCTCGGAGAGGCGGAGAGCGGGAGTGTACAAGTGAACAACAAAAGCAGAAACTCGTCAATGTAAGAGGACCGACAAACTGGGGATAATGCCAAGGTGTGTCCGGCCAGAGCCCTCCCATCATCGGCTGCCATTTCATCCCCCCGCCAAGTGTGACAGACCCTCTGTTGGGTCCTCCTGACTGTCCCCATCACCAACTCATCACAAGATCTGGGCggggaaaacaaagaaaacctTGTTCATTACTTTTGAAAAATACATGGTCAAAAAAAGCTGGTGAAACAATACgccagatatatatatatgtacatgcaAGATTACTATATACAGGTTTCCCCCAAttctggcagaataaatttccatgacttttccagtaCCAGAAGAAAAATTTCCAAAACCCACAAGTTTGTAAAACGAAAGTAGATACAACAGTATTTgtataaagaaaaataacaaaataaaatctaGTACCTGAAATCTTGGGTCTAACTATTGTAGTTAGACCAAAATTAACTACTGACTTCCGCTCGTACATTTCCGAAGCGGGAAACAAAACTGAACAAGGCTAGTATTCAAAACTTTCCCTCTCTAGccaagaattccaaaacttatccagggcctggaaaaattatttaaaaattccaaaacttttccaggttttccatgactGCCGGTATCCTGTATATACAACAGTCGCTTGCTGGATACGTGAAACTTCACAATACAGAGCAGCAGTTTAAGATCCCACCCAAACATCTTCAGCTCTACTAATCTCCAGATAATATCGCACATAtcgaaaacaaaaacagctttaCATACACAGCTGTATTTAATGCCATTTTATGGTTTTCTGGAAATATTCCTGATGGTTCCCCTTCAATTACAGCATTTCACTTCTTAAAACTTGGACATACAGATTATATCGCCattaaaagacaaacaaaaccAAGTCCAACTCCCAGCGTCTCCCTCCCTAAGCCTTGGTATATTAATGCCAAGCAAAGCAGGACGTAACGTGCAAATTCATAACGGATTACATCCAAAACAGCAGCAGCTGTGTAATAAACATCAGGAATAAGACATAACCTTTATtaaacccgcccccccccccccccagcgagcGCCTCACCTCAGAGCGTCTGGGAAAGTGTCTGAGGGAGCTCCGGCTTCAGAGGACGCGTTTTCTTCGACTCCGAGACATcttggggggtggtggtttgCTCCGCCTCTCCCTCACCTCTTTGGCTCTTTCGCTTCCTTTTAGAGTCCTTTGCCCGGCCGGCACGCCCGGCGCCCCCCTGCTCCTGCAACCGGATCTTCGGCAGCAGAGGGGAGCGGGAACAGCCACAGAATGGCAGGTGAAAAAGAGACGGGAGGACAACAAAGTTAAAATCTGGTTATATATGGCGTCATACTCCATAAGGTTCTCGGGGACTCCCAGAcgtccacgtttctgctccctccccctCACCAGTATGAGACTGCGCAGCGTGTGGCGGGGGGGCTCAGACGCTGCTTGCAGGAGCCGGTGGATGACTTGCGTCTGGTCCAGGGTGACCTCCAGCATGTCGCCCTCAAGCTGCAGGGCCTCCAGCTGAATTCGGGTGTCAGAGGAGAGCTCTATGACGGGACCCCTCAGACAGGGAAGCAGGGCGAGCAGGGATTCGGTGCCTGGGACGTCAAGGGGACACCCGGTGAGGGCACTCACACGGGCCGGGAGAAGAAAATCCGCATTGGGCACCATTATGGCCAGAATAGGCCAGCAGCAGTAAGCTAATGTCACCACCCGAGACTCACGCTATTTACGGAAATCACAGAAAACTTGTATCggaataaaaaattatatacaggctctgacctttgaccccattTGTGCCCCCTTTCCTGCTGTGTCCATTTTCACATTCAGCCTGTAAAGAGAACAGCCCATGAAAACAGCCTGAAACACCATCACACCCACTCAGAAAGGGAAAGATGAAGCAAGATCCTCTCACCCCCTTCCTGCGGGGGTCGTCATCCTCCGTCAGGTCTATTACGCCGTCCTCCCGGTCGCCCTTTTCCGCTCCATCAGAGTCCGACAGCACTATGACGTCATccttggccccgcccccacccccacagtcGCCCATCCCCCGCAGAGTCTCCTGGAGCGCCCGCAGCGTCTGCAGTGCTGCCCTCAGCTCGGGGCTGTCGAGCGCCTGCCTGGCACGGCCCTGCCAACCGATGGCCCTCTCCGTCAGGCACTGCAGCGCCTCGCCCTCAGGGAGCCGCACTGGAAGCTTCTGCAGCGCCACCAGCAGCGCCAGGATGGTCTCTAGCCGCGGGCGGCGTGAGCGCTGGCACAGTGGGCACAGAAAACGCGTGTCCCAGTCCCACCAGCAGAGGGAATTGGCGGGGAGCGAGAGGGAGGGAAAGGGGACACAGCCGCCATGGAACCAGTCCTGGCAGAGGTGGCAGCGGAGGatggggggtcgggggggctGCCCACACACGCAGACCTCAGGGGCGTCCGGAGGCGGCGGCTGCTCAGGAGTCTCGGTCAGGTCGATAACTGCTTTGTCCTTTCTGGAGTCCGCCAAGGGGCTGCAGGCATCCTGCTCCACGCTACCCTGCCTCCCCCTCCACCATGCCTCACTGTCGCCATTCGTGAGTCCCGGCTTGGCCAAGTTGACCTCCTGGAGCCGCTGTACGGCCTCCTTCTCCCTCCTTTCTCCTTCTTTGAAGGCAGACACCTGACAGGGGGGTGCCATGTAGCAGAGGAGCAGAAGGTGACAGGCCGTTAAACAGAGAAGCAGGAGGAGCAGAAACGCATTACGAGAGAGATGCAGACTCCAGTAAGTGGGTGATGCGGCCATATGAGTGACATTCATCACAACAGACATGAGCTTTATTCAGTTCTGGCAGTAATTCCACTCATCTTCTTACACATATAGACACAAATAAGGGACAGGCTTCTACACATAACTACGCCTTGATGACCGGCCCCACGGCCGACGGTCTGAGCCAGAGGCAGCGATATGCACAGGCGTGCAAACACTCACGATGGCAGCTGGATCCCGCAGGTCCTGCGCCGTGAGACCCAGACTGTCCGAGTCGGCTTTGGACACTCTCCCGTCGCGCCGCTGCCGCTTCCTATCCACGCAGGGACACAGCACCTACAGCACACAGCAGCCTGGTTCAGAGATGCACAGGCGGAGCAAGCTGCGTCCTCACAGCCCGCTGGCACAGACCCACCCCACCGGCCTCCCCTCGTCCCCACCTCCAGCAGGCTCTGCTGTGAGTTCTTCTTGAGGAAGGTCTTGCTGGCTTTCTCTCTCCATGAATGGGCGCTGGCCACCTGGAGCTCCAGCTGCCTGAGTTCCTCCATCTGCACGGGTAAGTCCCTGCCGATGGCCACCAGCCCCTCCAGGTCGTCCAGGCAGGGGTAGTGCTCCCCGTTCTGCGGGCGGGAGCAGAGAAGCCGCCGCCGTTCAGTGGCATGAGCGACTGCAGGCACGGCCAGCGGGAGCCAGAACGTTCCGGCGTACCTGGATCTCCTCCAAGTCGGTGACCCAGGCCCGAGCCCGGCTCAGGCAGCTCTGCAGGGACAGGATGTTGGGCAGCTGCACAGGGATCATCGTAGCTTCGCTGACGATGGCCTCCAGTGTGGAGAGCGGGTGCTTCTGCCTGCAGGCGCCAGAGGAAGAGGCTGCAGTTATAGCTGTAGCACAGGCTGCTTCTCTCAGGTCAAAGGGCCAGTCTCCCCGGCGCAGTGCTGCACGAGTGCCCCGGAGAGAGACGTCACCTGTGCTCCAGGCAGATCTGCGCCTTCTCCTCCCAGCGCTCGGCGATGGTgagcagctcctgcagctcggCCATGGCCGTCTCCACAGCGCTGCTCTGCGGCACGTTACAGCCAGCCTCCATCAGGTTACGCAGGACGCTCAGTGTGACTGACGCTGGCGCCTCGCCTCCCTGCCGGCCCAGGGCCCGCTGCACCTCCCCCAGCCAGTGACCCTGCTCCCGCAGGCCCCGCAGCAGCCCCAGGGCGGGGGGCTCGGCGGCCAGCCTCTCCCCATGCTCCAGCAAGGCCTGCAGCTGCTCCGAGGGGGGTGGGGCCCGGCTGCAGTCGCAGCTGTCCAGGAAGGCCTGGGACCGGCTCTGGAACTGCTCAACTGACAGGAGCAAGGCCTGGGAAAGCAAAGTGACCGAGACACAGACTCAGCGGGTCGGGGATCCTCAGTGACCTCGATCGAGGCCCTTTCTGCACACAGCAATGCTAACTTATCAAAGCCTGCTGAATCTGACATAGGCGGGGGCATCATTAGTGATAACCTGGGTGTTAATATCTAACATCCCCAGCCGATAAAGACAGGAATCAGGCCCAGTCCaggcattttttaaattactcGTTACCAGCTACTACAGCCCAACCCAAAGCCCAATTTATTTCATTTCCTGTGTCCGTCCCATTTAGATTAGTTGTGCAGACTGTAAGGTTCTGACACACGCTGCTGTAAGCCTGAGGCACATGGCTACAAACATACTATCAAGATGTCAGCCGTGCGGAAATTTTTTAAACTGGAAACTCAAAGTAATGGTACTTGACACTTATTGACCCCGGTGGGGAAGTACTCTTTACGCCTCCGTCAACTTGTTCTCTGTAGGTGAGCGCAAAGGGTTGTTTAATACAACGAGCTAATTAGGCACACAAGGAAGAATACGATGAAACTGCAAGTCTTACTCAGATGAAGAATGCAGAaccgtatgtgtgtgtgtgtgtgtatgcatgtaaaATATGGATTGGGACGTCCCTATAAATGTCACCGTTCGATTAGCTCATCAGGGAAGGAGAAATTACATTAAGTCGCCCTTACAGCTTTGACTGTGTTAATCCATACATTACATCATGATTTAAGCCTCCAGGACATTCCCATGAGGTCATACATAACCCAAATGAAAAGAACGTCACAAAGGCGGCGGCGCCCATGCCAAGCCCAGTGCCCAGTGACGGACATGCGGGGATTCGGTGACGTGTGGGCGGACTCACCTGCACCTGCTCCAGAGGGCtgaacaggcagggcaggccgCTCATCTTCTCCACCAGAGCCCTGAACTCGGCCAGGGTCATCCCCCTGTGTGCACACACGGTTAGCCCTGCGACCCGCACGCACTCACCGGAGACGGCCGCTCAGAGCCGGTTACCTGCCATGTGAGCTGCTCAGCAGCTCGGTGCTGACGCTCTCGCAGTGCTGAAAGTCACTCAACGCGACGTTTAGCCGCTGGAGAAGGTCGTTGTTGGGGAACTTCTTCTCAGCGGCTTCCATCTTCAGCGCTTCCAGCTCTTCCACGTCTGCTGGGGAAAAGGCAAAGAGCTTGAGAAAGGGACAAAAGGAAGGCATCGGCATCCAGCGTGTGAGCTCTCCCAGGGGCCTTTGATCCAAAGGCCTCTCGGAAACCCTGCAGCTCAACAAGTAAAGCATTACGCCAACAGCAGAAAGGTTGTGGGATCGAATCTCAGAAAGAGCACATGTACAGGCTGCTACCTATGAACCCATCTGTGTCCCTTTTCATGCTGTGTGCATTTTAAGTGTTACATTAATGAAGTGACACAAaaacagagaagaaaaaaagttGTGGCCCCCTCACCTTTTTTCGCGCCCCCCTCATTCTCCAGTGCCTCCTTCACTTTGTTCGCCCAGGAATCGAAGGATTCGGCTCGCACCTTGAGGCGGTGCAGCATGGACAGCAGCTCATCCAGAGTGTATCTGTACCTGCCAAGGCAGAGACAGCACCTTTATAACACGCCACCCTAcccccccccggcttgggcCAGGGACGCCAGCTCGGGTTCGACGGCCACTACCTGAGGTAGTGTTTGTTGGTGGGGCAGCCGCAGAGGTCCTGCGTGTGGTAGAGGCAGGTCAGGCGCTGGGGGCAGTTATAGCAGGCCAGAGCAGACAGGAAGCAGGTCGTCTTGCATTTGTCACACTGCCTCTCGTCGTCAGGGAGGAGCTCGAAGGCCTCGCGCTCTGCCTCCGTGATGCcctgtccacacacacacacacacacacacacacacacacaggtaatgTCAGCAAGCTTGTGTTACTGGCATAGAAAGCGGCGTGTAGCTGGACAGATGAGGCTGACTGCTGGCCCCTCCCAGCAGTGTCACCTCTCATGAATCCAGTGGctcccaaactggggggcatAGAGGTATTGCGGAGGGGCGCACCAATGGGATATcctcaggggcatgtgccaccctaaaataatcaCTTCACTccaattaatgggtatgatttagtgttgttttgtgctatagtataggctgaaaccggcggttatcattaaaaacaaaaggcggtaatcgtaagacaaactttaatttgtgtactccactgaatattaacaggaacgttaaatctgcattagcataatttcaaactcatgctggacttttatttttaattgattgctcttttttctcccacagtggtgaaattgaacgatttgtattttgtaattgcatttgtttcgctcaattagaaaagggagttgtatttcaaataaagtttgaatctgaacctgtgtagtttgaatgggggggggggggggctcaataatgttcctatctagagaaagtttgggaaccactgcattAATCCAAGCACACTTAAGAGCCGCTGTCTACCAGGAACGGCGTCACTTCTGAAGGGAGACATCCGCTCTGGTAGGAGTCCCTGGAGATGCAGCTTGTCTAAACACCGTCTGTCCCTCCCCAGCTGCATTACTCAGGCTAACCCCCACCTGCTATTGCGCAGTATCAAAGCCCAAGGGCAGTGgagggagaagagaaacccaaaGATCATCCTGGGTGGTACGGAGGGGACCTGCTTACCCTCCAGATTCCTGTGGTGTAAAGCAGAGCCTAGAAAGTGCAGCTGTGCCGCTTTCACTCTAACCTGCTGTGAGGCTTCAGTACAACCCGTTTTATTTTGATTCGCTCCATTTACAACAtctatatataaacatttttagttGTTAAAATGGTGTGCAGAACAGGTCCCAGGTACCTTATTACGTAATTAACAAAATCATTATGATACTAAATGTAACAGCAGGTACAAAATAAAGTCTTTCAATATGGTGTGTGCACATTATAAGCTTTTAAACTAGGAACCTGGAGAGCAACTATTACAAACAATGGCTAAGAATTATGTATTCATATAACCTCCGTCTAACCCacgctttatttttttttaggtgCAGACAGATGAGTTTCAGTAAAATGTCATAATATGCAGAACAGTGTAATGAAAATTACTGGGgctatgggg
Encoded here:
- the LOC111847775 gene encoding lysine-specific demethylase 5C-like isoform X4, translated to MLLEMDGEDFVPPPECPVFEPSWEEFADPMGYIAKIRPIAEKSGICKIRPPPDWQPPFAVEVDNFHFTPRIQRLNELEAETRVKLNYLDRIAKFWEIQSSSLKIPNIERRILDLFSLSKIVADEGGFESVCKERRWARVAQKLGYPPGKNIGSLLRSHYERIIYPFEVFQSGAILPMKCKPRPYDSEEVDKEYKPHSIPLRQSVQPSKTSSYGRRANRLQPDGPDDLSSHTLSDGSRHTSPEPTEEDIEKNPELKKLQIYGAGPKMMGLGLMARDKGNRRKDELPQTVIVRDSVVVKDEPGEDRGEGKMPLAPTDRTVKGEPGDNYSDDGDREEPCTKMTMRLRRNMSNAQFVDSFVCRMCGRGDEDEKLLLCDGCDDNYHTFCLLPPLSEPPKGDWRCPKCVAEECKRPAEAFGFEQATREYTLQSFGEMADTFKADYFNMPVHMVPTELVEREFWRLVSSIEEDVTVEYGADIHSKEFGSGFPMNNGRRQLTVEEQEYARSGWNLNVMPVLEQSVLCHINADISGMKVPWLYVGMVFSAFCWHIEDHWSYSINYLHWGEPKTWYGVPGSAAESLEEVMKKITPELFEFQPDLLHQLVTIMNPNILMAHGVPVVRTNQCAGEFVITFPRAYHAGFNQGYNFAEAVNFCTADWLPAGRSCIEHYRRLRRYCVFSHEELACKMAACAERLDLNLAAATHREIFSIVQEERQLRKKLLERGITEAEREAFELLPDDERQCDKCKTTCFLSALACYNCPQRLTCLYHTQDLCGCPTNKHYLRYRYTLDELLSMLHRLKVRAESFDSWANKVKEALENEGGAKKDVEELEALKMEAAEKKFPNNDLLQRLNVALSDFQHCESVSTELLSSSHGRGMTLAEFRALVEKMSGLPCLFSPLEQVQALLLSVEQFQSRSQAFLDSCDCSRAPPPSEQLQALLEHGERLAAEPPALGLLRGLREQGHWLGEVQRALGRQGGEAPASVTLSVLRNLMEAGCNVPQSSAVETAMAELQELLTIAERWEEKAQICLEHRQKHPLSTLEAIVSEATMIPVQLPNILSLQSCLSRARAWVTDLEEIQNGEHYPCLDDLEGLVAIGRDLPVQMEELRQLELQVASAHSWREKASKTFLKKNSQQSLLEVLCPCVDRKRQRRDGRVSKADSDSLGLTAQDLRDPAAIVSAFKEGERREKEAVQRLQEVNLAKPGLTNGDSEAWWRGRQGSVEQDACSPLADSRKDKAVIDLTETPEQPPPPDAPEVCVCGQPPRPPILRCHLCQDWFHGGCVPFPSLSLPANSLCWWDWDTRFLCPLCQRSRRPRLETILALLVALQKLPVRLPEGEALQCLTERAIGWQGRARQALDSPELRAALQTLRALQETLRGMGDCGGGGGAKDDVIVLSDSDGAEKGDREDGVIDLTEDDDPRRKGVRGSCFIFPFLSGCDGVSGCFHGLFSLQAECENGHSRKGGTNGVKGTESLLALLPCLRGPVIELSSDTRIQLEALQLEGDMLEVTLDQTQVIHRLLQAASEPPRHTLRSLILIRLQEQGGAGRAGRAKDSKRKRKSQRGEGEAEQTTTPQDVSESKKTRPLKPELPQTLSQTL